DNA from bacterium:
CCATTTTCTACGGTGTAGTAAAAAGTGTTGAAAAGAAAGTCTCTAAGAAAGGCAAACCTTATACCATCATTTATTTGAAAGATGGTATGAAAGTTTTTATCACGGGTCATTACGACCTTATGCCCGGCGTGAAGATAAAAATTGAAGGAAAATTAACAACTTTTCGTGGCAAAGAAGAAATCAGGGCTTATAGAATCGAAATTATGAAATAAAGGAGTTAAAAATGCTTGAAAAACTTAAGGAAGTGCTGGGAAAGGTGTCAAGCGGGTATGCAGATATCCGCTACGAAATATGGAAGGTAACCGATATAAACATGGTGAACGGGCGCATCGAAAGCTCCACCACAAATGTAATCTCCGGCGGTTCTGTGAGATTTTTCAACAAAGGTACCTTCGGATTTGCTACATTCACGAGGCCTGAAGACGCAGAAAAAGCCTTGGCCAGTGCAGAAAAATTGTCAAAGTTGATTAACATAGATAAAGAAGTAGAACTTTACCCCGATAAACCCAAAAAGGACAAAGCGGTTCCATCCATCACCCTTCATCCAGAAACTATTCCTTTTGACGAAAAAGTAGAACTGGTTAAGAAATATCACAGTATTTTCGAGGGTAACGAAAAATTTTCATCAATATCGGTCCTTTATCGAGAAGAACTACTAACAAGATATTACGTGAATACCGAAGGGACTGAAATTATTGAGGAGAGGCCATATTGTGGAGTCGCTGCAAGTGTTGTTGGTAAAGAAGGTAATATTCTCCAGAGAGCCCATAGAAGCTTTGGAGACCTCAGGGGCTATGAAACGGTTTTAAATAAAGAGAAGGATTTTGAAGACATCAAAAAAGATGTGCTGGACCTCCTGAAAGCCGACAAAGTTGAAGGTGGTGTATACACAGTAATTCTTGATCCACAAATAGCTGGAGTCTTCATACATGAAGCTTTTGGTCACCTCTCAGAAGCGGACCACGTTTACGGGAACGAAAAATTGAAACAGATTATGACTCTCGGAAAAACCATGGCTTCAGAAATCCTATCCGTCGTCGACGATGGCTCCATGGTTGGTGAGAGAGGCTACATAGCTTACGATGACGATGGAGTCAAATCAAAGAAAACCTACCTTATAAAGAACGGAAAGCTTGTAGGGAGGCTCCATTCACGATACACAGCAGCTCTAATGAATGAAGAACCTACAGGGAATTCAAGGGCTATCAGATTTAACTATATACCTCTTGTCAGAATGACCAACACCTATATAGAAAATGGAGATAAAAGTTTTGAAGAACTCCTCGAAGGAATTGATAAAGGTCTATATGTGGTCGGTGCTTTAGGTGGGCAGACAGAACTTGAAATGTTTACCTTCTCTGCAGCGAAAGCTTATAAAATTGAAAAAGGGAAGATTACCGAACCCGTGAGAGATGTTGTACTTTCGGGAAATCTTTTTGAGACCTTGAAAAACATTGACGCAATTGGAAACGATCTGAAAATTTTCGGAGGACTTGGAGGATGCGGTAAGGGAGGCCAAATGCCCCTTCCCGTTTCCGATGGTGCTCCTCACATTCGCATCAGAAACGTCGTAATAGGAGGAAAATAAATGGAAAAAATAATTAAGGAAGCAAAAAATAGAAATTTAAGATACGAAGTCTTTTCCTCAAAAGTTGAAACGAAGAGCATAAACTTTGAACAGAGTCAGCTCAAAGACATTTCTCATAAGATAGTAGAGGGTGTTGGGGTTAGAATCTTAAAGGATGGCCGTGTAGGCTTCAGTAATTCAAACCAGATAGATAACGTAGAGGTTCTTGACTACGCCATTAACTCAGCCAAATATGCGAAAGAAGTAAAGTACGACTTTCCCGAAATTGAAGAGGTAAAATTTGAATATGGAAACTTTCAAAGCGAAATTAATTTTGAATCCATTTTCGGTGATGTAAAAGATATAATAAACTACCTGGAAGAGAAATATCATGGGAAGGTTGACTTCCATCTGGTGGAAATGAACAGTGAAAATTACCTTACCAACTACAAAACCGACAGAATAGCCTATTCCAGGGTTAAATACTTCGACTTCTCACTATCCCTCTTTACAATAACCGAGGCAGGGTTCATCTTCACAGGTAAATGGGGATGGTCGAAGAGCAAATTTTCAAGAGAAGAGCTGTGGAATGCAACTAAAGAAATGGAAAAAACCCTAACAGGACACGAAAGAATTGCAAAAATAAAATCCGGGAAATATAGAGTAATCTTTTCACCCTTTGTTGTCGGATCTACCCTTGCGCTCTCCATCGGTTCAGGGGTAAACGGTCTCAGCCTGGCACGCAAAATGTCACCTCTTCAAAACAAGCTTAACGAAAAAATCCTCCATGAAAGTATCACAATTTTAGACGACCCAGAAATCGATATGCCTGGAAGTTGCGTCATCGACGACGAAGGCATAAAGGCTGAGAAAAGGCCAATAGTTGAACACGGCGTTTTGAAAAATTTTGTACTTAACTTGGATACATCAGCGGATCTTAATATGAAACCTACAGGCAATGGAAAAAGGGGAGGCTATGCATCACTTCCCGCTCCAGATTTTCACAATCTAATCATGAAAGAAGGAAACAGCCCACTGGATAGAATGGTAAAGAGCATTGATAAAGGCATCCTTTTCCTCTTCCCTATAGGTGCAGGCCAATCCAACATTATGATGGGAGACTACTCGGTAAACGTAGGACTTGGGTATTACATAGAAAACGGAGAAATCGTTGGCAGGGTGAAAGACACAATGATTTCCGGCAACATTTATGAAGATTTTCAAAGGGTAATTGAGATATCCAGTGATTTTGAAGATATTCCTAGCATGAGAGGCAAAGGCTTCGCAAGATTCCCTTATGTTTTACTTGACGGAATTTCCGTAACTACCAAATGAACTTGCTTTTAATTCTATTAAGTTTTTCTGCCTTCAATTTGAAAGGTTATTTAGCTGTTGGGATACCAACCGGAGAATCAAGAACTTTGATTAAGAGTGGTGGAACCGTAGGAGTTGAATCTTCTTTGTTGGAATGGCGATTAGTATCAGCCGGTGCTTCTTTTGAGGCTTCTTCTTTTTTACTATTAGGCTCCGGAAACTCCGAAATTAAATTAATGAGCATTGCCCCTGCTATTTTCGTGACACCCCCCCTTCCAGGTGATGCTCTGCACTTAAAAGGTAAAATAAATTTAACTCACTTCCAGATTCACAACCCTGCTTATACGAAAACTATTTATACAACAGGTCTAAGCCTCGGGTCTGACATCAAGATCACAGATAAGCCTCTAAAAATTTATCTCACGGTGCAATACTCAAACTATCAAGGAACAAAAAAGAATTTCGCTTTTTACAACTTGGGGTTTGGATTGAGGCTTTGATATGTCATTAAACTGGATAGAAATATCAAAAGATGCATTAATTCACAACGTAAATTTAATCAAAGAAAAAGCTAAAGGGAAAAGAATATTGGCGGTCATAAAATCAAACGCTTATGGTCATGGTTTAATCCAAGTGGCTCAAATCATAAAAGACCACGTAGATGCCTTCATAGTAGGAGACTTTGAAGAAGCAATGGAACTTTATGACTATCTGAAAGATGCTAAGATTATTATCTCCCTTCCTTCTCTAAGCGAGAAAGAGTTATTTGAAACATCCAAACTTGATTTCCATATCTTTGTCGGAAACCTACAATACCTCAACTGGTTACACTCCATTAAATTGGCCCAACCCATTAAGGTTCACCTTGAAATTAACACAGGAATGAATCGTTCAGGCCTATCACCTGAGGAGCTTTTGAAAGCTCTGGAGATAATATATAACTCCAAAAGCTTAAGACTAAAAGGACTTTTCTCCCACTACGCAACGCTCCCTGAAAACACGAAATTCGCAAAAATCCAAGCGGAAAAATTTAAATCCATAGTTGAAAAAATTCCACAAAGAGAAAATCTTTTAATTCACATGGAGAACACCTCGGGAATTCTAAAGCTTCTTCTTGACTTCACAAATAGTGTAAGACCTGGAATCTCTCTATATGGTCTTGTAAGTAGCGAAACAAAAAACTATAATTTCAAGCCGGTTCTGAGTCTATACTCAACTATCATTGACATTCTGAAAATTAAAAAGGGCGAAGGAGTTAGTTACGACCATCTTTTCAAAGCAAAAAGAGACATGTTTGTCGCGACTATTCCTTTTGGCTACGGCAATGGCTATATGTGGAACTTAAAAGGTAAAGCCGAAATCATCGTCAAAGGTAAAAGGGTTCCCGTAATTGGAAAAATTTGTATGAACCACATTATTTTTGATGCTTCAGAGGTAATAGATTATATTAAAATTGGAGACAAAGTTACACTTATAGGACAGGATGGTCAAGAACAAATAACCGTTGAGGAATTGGCGAAAAAAAGTGGAACAATCAACTATGAAATTGTTACAAAGCTTTCATCTAAAATAAAGAGAATTATAGTATGACGGACCGCAGAAAAAGAGACCAAAAGAAGGTTAACGAGAATCTGGCTCAGGAACTCCCCTTTGCCCGCGAAGTGGAAATGTCTGTTCTTGGCGCAATGCTTTTGAGTGAAGAGGCTCTTTATAAGGGTCTTGAAACCTTAAAAGAAGATGATTTTTACCTTGACGCTCACAAAAAGATTTTCAACACCATTTCCGAAATCTTTGAAACAAAGAAAACGGTAGACCCACTTACATTAGTAGAAGAATTGAAGAAAAAAGGGTTTTTAGATGAAATTGGTGGGCCAGAATACATAATGGCCATTGCTGAAAGTGTTATCTCTCCTGCCTTAATTGACAACCACTGCAAAATTCTTCTTGAAAAATCCATCTACAGAAAAATCATAGAAAATACCACGGAAATTTTGAAACAAGCTTACACGGGGGCACTCCCTGCTGAAGAACTGCTGGATCACGCAGAGCAGCAGATCCTAAGCGTTAGAGAAAGG
Protein-coding regions in this window:
- a CDS encoding TldD/PmbA family protein — translated: MLEKLKEVLGKVSSGYADIRYEIWKVTDINMVNGRIESSTTNVISGGSVRFFNKGTFGFATFTRPEDAEKALASAEKLSKLINIDKEVELYPDKPKKDKAVPSITLHPETIPFDEKVELVKKYHSIFEGNEKFSSISVLYREELLTRYYVNTEGTEIIEERPYCGVAASVVGKEGNILQRAHRSFGDLRGYETVLNKEKDFEDIKKDVLDLLKADKVEGGVYTVILDPQIAGVFIHEAFGHLSEADHVYGNEKLKQIMTLGKTMASEILSVVDDGSMVGERGYIAYDDDGVKSKKTYLIKNGKLVGRLHSRYTAALMNEEPTGNSRAIRFNYIPLVRMTNTYIENGDKSFEELLEGIDKGLYVVGALGGQTELEMFTFSAAKAYKIEKGKITEPVRDVVLSGNLFETLKNIDAIGNDLKIFGGLGGCGKGGQMPLPVSDGAPHIRIRNVVIGGK
- the alr gene encoding alanine racemase, whose product is MSLNWIEISKDALIHNVNLIKEKAKGKRILAVIKSNAYGHGLIQVAQIIKDHVDAFIVGDFEEAMELYDYLKDAKIIISLPSLSEKELFETSKLDFHIFVGNLQYLNWLHSIKLAQPIKVHLEINTGMNRSGLSPEELLKALEIIYNSKSLRLKGLFSHYATLPENTKFAKIQAEKFKSIVEKIPQRENLLIHMENTSGILKLLLDFTNSVRPGISLYGLVSSETKNYNFKPVLSLYSTIIDILKIKKGEGVSYDHLFKAKRDMFVATIPFGYGNGYMWNLKGKAEIIVKGKRVPVIGKICMNHIIFDASEVIDYIKIGDKVTLIGQDGQEQITVEELAKKSGTINYEIVTKLSSKIKRIIV
- a CDS encoding TldD/PmbA family protein, which encodes MEKIIKEAKNRNLRYEVFSSKVETKSINFEQSQLKDISHKIVEGVGVRILKDGRVGFSNSNQIDNVEVLDYAINSAKYAKEVKYDFPEIEEVKFEYGNFQSEINFESIFGDVKDIINYLEEKYHGKVDFHLVEMNSENYLTNYKTDRIAYSRVKYFDFSLSLFTITEAGFIFTGKWGWSKSKFSREELWNATKEMEKTLTGHERIAKIKSGKYRVIFSPFVVGSTLALSIGSGVNGLSLARKMSPLQNKLNEKILHESITILDDPEIDMPGSCVIDDEGIKAEKRPIVEHGVLKNFVLNLDTSADLNMKPTGNGKRGGYASLPAPDFHNLIMKEGNSPLDRMVKSIDKGILFLFPIGAGQSNIMMGDYSVNVGLGYYIENGEIVGRVKDTMISGNIYEDFQRVIEISSDFEDIPSMRGKGFARFPYVLLDGISVTTK